The Nitrospira sp. genome window below encodes:
- the mutM gene encoding bifunctional DNA-formamidopyrimidine glycosylase/DNA-(apurinic or apyrimidinic site) lyase: MPELPEAEVAARQIRAQLVGGRIATIAVGRLDIIREGAGSLEWYPGSIVSGVERYGKSVVLECRKPGGSRYLVAELGMTGLLVLPSVEIRLPQHVHATLECEGAKASSLRYWNPRRFGRLSLLDCEGLNRYRARRFGCDPLQVRIEDFAGLLRSKRRRLKALLMHQQTIAGIGNIYANEILFRAKLHPNAIASRLTSPVVARLHCVMQSVLRHAIQCGGSSVKDFFAPDGTLGQYKQHHLVYGKEGQPCPNSCGSVIRRVQSERSSFYCENCQMKK; the protein is encoded by the coding sequence ATGCCTGAATTGCCTGAAGCAGAAGTGGCGGCACGCCAAATCCGTGCGCAGCTTGTCGGGGGGCGGATCGCCACGATCGCGGTGGGACGGCTGGATATCATCCGTGAGGGGGCGGGTTCGCTTGAATGGTATCCGGGTAGTATCGTGTCCGGCGTCGAACGGTATGGGAAGAGTGTGGTGCTGGAATGCCGGAAACCGGGCGGCTCTCGCTATCTGGTTGCGGAACTTGGGATGACCGGGTTGTTAGTCCTGCCTTCCGTTGAAATTCGACTTCCGCAACATGTGCATGCCACGCTGGAGTGTGAGGGCGCGAAGGCGTCCTCGTTGCGCTATTGGAATCCCCGCCGGTTTGGCCGGCTCTCGCTGCTGGATTGCGAAGGGCTTAACCGCTATCGCGCGCGGCGGTTTGGATGTGATCCCCTCCAAGTGCGAATCGAAGACTTTGCTGGACTGCTTCGGTCCAAGCGGCGCAGGCTGAAGGCGCTCTTGATGCATCAGCAGACCATCGCCGGCATTGGAAATATCTACGCCAACGAGATCCTGTTTCGCGCCAAACTCCATCCGAACGCGATTGCCAGCCGCCTGACATCCCCTGTAGTGGCGCGCCTCCATTGCGTCATGCAATCAGTTCTCCGGCACGCGATTCAATGTGGAGGATCGAGCGTGAAGGATTTCTTTGCGCCGGACGGGACGTTGGGACAGTATAAACAGCATCATCTTGTCTATGGCAAAGAAGGCCAGCCTTGTCCGAACAGTTGCGGAAGCGTAATTCGACGTGTACAAAGTGAACGCAGTTCGTTTTATTGTGAGAACTGTCAGATGAAGAAATAA
- a CDS encoding dual specificity protein phosphatase produces MHLITDTLLLGNIDDARQPMAAIGALLLVAEEYQVEPPAWLEYQHIPFREFSAVDPVRLDQAVAWLESRSPGRRTMVCCRAGMGRSASVVIAYFCCSQGMAYEEAVAFVKSRRPGAQPLPKLQETIGKVLKLRAHRISRDARAAHKPRVA; encoded by the coding sequence ATGCATTTGATTACCGATACGCTCTTACTGGGAAATATCGATGATGCGCGCCAGCCGATGGCTGCTATCGGCGCGCTGTTATTGGTGGCGGAAGAATATCAGGTTGAGCCGCCGGCCTGGCTGGAATATCAACACATTCCATTCAGGGAATTTTCCGCCGTTGATCCGGTGCGTCTCGATCAAGCTGTCGCTTGGTTGGAAAGCCGTTCTCCTGGAAGGCGCACGATGGTTTGCTGCCGAGCGGGAATGGGACGATCGGCCTCGGTGGTGATCGCCTACTTTTGTTGCAGCCAGGGCATGGCGTATGAGGAGGCCGTCGCCTTTGTCAAATCGAGACGGCCTGGCGCACAACCGCTTCCGAAGTTGCAGGAAACGATAGGAAAAGTTCTCAAGCTTCGAGCCCACCGGATTAGCCGGGATGCCAGGGCCGCTCATAAACCGCGCGTGGCCTAG